The sequence below is a genomic window from Rhinopithecus roxellana isolate Shanxi Qingling chromosome 7, ASM756505v1, whole genome shotgun sequence.
CTTGGCACTTCTCACTAACAAGCCAGGAGGCTGGAAGGTACAAATGGGATCTCAGAACAAGAGTGGCCACAATCTATGTGAACGCCAAGCAAAGAACGCAGAGACTGTAACCGGCGGCCAGGCAGAGGCCTCATTTGGACATGACAACAGTTCCGCTCAGAGCCTAGGCATGTCCACAAGTCCGGGGCTCTCAGAAGAGCTCCTGAGTGCATCCCAGAGGCCAAGCTGTCACCAACCAACCCGGTCTCCTTTCCCCGGCCTGACTCACCTGGCCTGTCCTCACCTGCACAGGTCCGTACCGGGGTCCCTCCATCTGCCATCCAGGACTCTTCTCCTGGTCCCAACCTGAAGATCACATCTGGCTTTGCAACTAGATACCCTGTTCAGGGGACATGACAAAGGACTTCGTTATTAATGCTGAGAAACTCCAGAACCTAGGCCAACCCCTGCAGGCTGAAGGTGGCATGGCCTCGGTGATGGCCCCATGCACACAGCTATCTGCCCCTCAGTAGAGAACATTCACATAGCAAGCAAGGGCACCAATATGCTCTCCAGAGTCCAACGGGGACTACGAATACTACACAGTGGGCTGTAACCCAAACTCACTGAGGGTGGTAACCCACACTCATGGTTCCTAGGCCCCGGAGCTTGGAGCAGCTGAGAAAGAAACACAGTACTGGGGGCATTGCGCATCACCCCGTGGCACGGTCCCTCACCCACGGACACCAGGTGGCTGTAGTTCTCAAGCATGACATCCCTGTAGAGGTTCTTCTGGGCAGAGTCCAGTTGCTGCCACTCCTCCAGGGTGAAGTCCACAAACACGTCCTTGAAGGTCAATGATTCCTGTAATGGCACATTCCTCTTTAGCATGccaggaccagcctggggcaCCGGGACATGGCACCTCACGCACATGGAGGGCTTACTCTGTGCCCTCTAGGAGAAACTTGACAGATGAAGAGTGTGAGGCGCACAGAGCCTAAGTAACTagcccaggtcacacagccaggaatgAGGGAGTCGAATCCATGCGGTCTGGCTCCCGCATCCacactggccttttttttttttttgagactgagtcttgctctgtcacccaggctggagtgcagtggcgtaatctcggctcactgcaacctctgcctcccgggttcaagcaattctcctgcctcagcctccagagttgctgggactacaggagcccaccaccatgcccggctaatttttgtatttttagtacagacggggtttcaccatgttggccaggctggtctcgaacccctgaccttgtgatctgcccgccttggcctcccaaagtgctgggattacaggcgtgagccatcgtgcctggcctggcCTTTCTTATATAATTGTTCTTATGCCAGTCACTAGGCAGTTTGGCATAGTATATTACATAGAGTATCTACATGACTAAAATCATTTTGAACTTTATAGGAGAAACAGGGTATGAGAAATATCTCACCctggaaattcattcattcaacacatgttTACTGAATAGAGGCCAGGCTGGTAAGTCCTGTGAAGTAAAGACTGATACAAAACCACACCTCTTAAACTCAAGGAGCTTCAGTTTAGTGGAGGGAGAAAAGCGACACTTAGACACTCATAGATGAAACCGAGGCAGCGAAGAAGCCTGCCTCAGAGGGACAGTGACAGATGTAGGACAGGGTCTGGGTGGTCCACAAAGGAGGAAGTCAGTCCTGCCTGGGGCTGACAGAGCAGGCTTTGCAGGGGACACAGAGCTACAACGAACAGTTCTAAACAGAGCTAATCAATCATGACAAACCGTTCTAACCTTCGCTCATCAATCATGAAACAAAGAACAGGAAGCCAGAGGTCTGTGGCCCGGGCAGCTGACTGAGGCAAAAGGGGAAAGGTCTGTGCTTGGCCTTGTCACCACCAAACAAGAACTCACTTCTACAAGGGCCCCAATTCCTCGCAAAGACTAATAACCCACCTGTTTCTGCTCCAGATCCCATCCTGTCACACCCACACTTGGTGGCCTTCAATTCAAGCCACTCGTTGCACCCGTAAGACCCAAATCAGCCACAGTGGCACTAGTTTACCCAGCTGTGCAGGAGAGGGGACAGGAAAGCCAGCCTGCCAGAGGGCAGTGACAGGCAGGTTTCTCCAGCAGGAGGGCTTCTCAGAGCAATCCAGGAGCTCTTAGCCCAAACTGCCCCTCCCTCGTGATAGCTCTGGTGCCAGGGAACAAAACCACACTGCTGAGTGCTAGGATGATGTTGCTTGGAAGCTCTAACCTGTTCCATAGACCAGTATCTCTTGTAATGGTCCCAGTGGCATGGCTTCCAGGGTCCCAGCAAAAGATGCGCCCAGTTACATATCACTGAGTGACAATGTGCTCAGAAAACCCCAGTCCACGGCTTCCTACCAGCCAGTCAGTTTACTCAGTCCTCCAGTCCAGATGCAGTTTGTTTACCAATCCAGAGTCATTTTTATCTGGAGTAATGTCACCTGGtttgatattgtgaaatatatatttggtttttgtcCTGTCTCCTGGCAAAAGCTCCTGCAACCCTTGGAATAGACTCTGAAGTGATCAAAGTGTCTTTtatatgctaatgagatgactggtggctgg
It includes:
- the KRBOX4 gene encoding KRAB domain-containing protein 4 isoform X1 produces the protein MAMSQESLTFKDVFVDFTLEEWQQLDSAQKNLYRDVMLENYSHLVSVGYLVAKPDVIFRLGPGEESWMADGGTPVRTCAGEDRPVWQVDEQIDCYKESQDKLLWQAAFIGKETLKDESGQESRTCRKSIYLSTEFDSVRQRLPKYYSWEKAFKT
- the KRBOX4 gene encoding KRAB domain-containing protein 4 isoform X4, translating into MAMSQESLTFKDVFVDFTLEEWQQLDSAQKNLYRDVMLENYSHLVSVGYLVAKPDVIFRLGPGEESWMADGGTPVRTCAGEDRPDVSIFASCILKCCY
- the KRBOX4 gene encoding KRAB domain-containing protein 4 isoform X6, whose protein sequence is MAMSQESLTFKDVFVDFTLEEWQQLDSAQKNLYRDVMLENYSHLVSVGYLVAKPDVIFRLGPGEESWMADGGTPVRTCAGEDRPVWTPKLCQ
- the KRBOX4 gene encoding KRAB domain-containing protein 4 isoform X3; this encodes MAMSQESLTFKDVFVDFTLEEWQQLDSAQKNLYRDVMLENYSHLVSVGYLVAKPDVIFRLGPGEESWMADGGTPVRTCAGEDRPVETGFHHVGQDVLDLLTS
- the KRBOX4 gene encoding KRAB domain-containing protein 4 isoform X5, encoding MAMSQESLTFKDVFVDFTLEEWQQLDSAQKNLYRDVMLENYSHLVSVGYLVAKPDVIFRLGPGEESWMADGGTPVRTCADVSIFASCILKCCY